From a single Pseudomonadota bacterium genomic region:
- a CDS encoding tyrosine-type recombinase/integrase: protein MAKRQPGMTMMARAEEYLAFRRKIGFALEAPGRALLAFARYADRNGHGGPVTTEIAIRWATLPGKGESRAAVKKLEAVRQFAKYQVQFDPRTEVPPHGILGPGYRRRVPHIYTDEEIAALLRALGEPPGQLPSQSVVTLFSLLFATGLRLGEAVRLRCADVDLDEGLIHVLKTKFRKSRLVPLHPSTTRELRLYARLRDRSRAQDAGGAFFFDGRHRVTSMAVKRALARARRDLGWGEESGDKRGERASDTRHTFAVRRLLRWYEEGANVDEKISSLSTYLGHVRVTDTYWYMTASPELLALGGKRFERYADSRREGREK, encoded by the coding sequence ATGGCCAAACGTCAACCCGGCATGACCATGATGGCGCGGGCTGAGGAGTACTTGGCCTTTCGTCGCAAGATTGGCTTTGCCCTCGAAGCCCCAGGGCGCGCGCTGCTCGCGTTTGCGCGCTATGCTGATCGCAATGGTCACGGGGGTCCTGTCACGACGGAGATCGCGATCCGATGGGCAACCTTGCCGGGGAAAGGTGAGTCCAGAGCGGCTGTAAAGAAGCTGGAGGCCGTTCGACAATTCGCCAAATATCAGGTGCAGTTCGATCCGCGGACCGAGGTCCCCCCGCACGGCATCTTGGGCCCAGGCTATCGCCGCCGCGTACCGCACATCTATACCGACGAGGAAATCGCCGCGCTCTTGCGCGCCCTCGGCGAGCCTCCTGGCCAGCTTCCCTCGCAATCCGTCGTCACACTGTTTTCCCTCCTCTTCGCAACGGGCCTGCGGCTGGGAGAAGCTGTGCGGTTGAGATGCGCGGATGTGGATCTCGACGAGGGTCTGATCCATGTGCTCAAGACGAAGTTCCGCAAGTCGCGTCTCGTCCCGCTCCACCCCTCCACGACACGCGAACTCCGGTTGTACGCGCGATTGCGTGATCGTAGTCGCGCGCAAGATGCGGGTGGTGCGTTCTTCTTCGACGGCCGGCATCGCGTCACGTCGATGGCAGTCAAACGCGCATTGGCGCGAGCACGACGCGACCTCGGCTGGGGAGAAGAGTCCGGCGACAAACGAGGAGAACGAGCCTCCGACACTCGCCACACCTTCGCTGTTCGACGCTTGCTCCGGTGGTATGAGGAAGGGGCGAATGTCGACGAGAAGATCTCCTCGTTGTCGACGTACCTCGGGCACGTCCGAGTCACGGACACGTACTGGTACATGACAGCCTCGCCTGAGTTGCTGGCTCTCGGCGGGAAGCGTTTCGAACGGTACGCGGATTCTCGCCGAGAGGGGCGCGAGAAATGA
- a CDS encoding site-specific integrase — translation MSQRRTAPTSFTVLVQDFFGSRLINERNVSPRTIASYRDTFRLLFRYAEKRLKNAPVELLLADLDANFVLGFLNHLERVRGNSARTRNVRLAAIRSFMRYASFRDPSVLPVVQRVLAIPLKRFERPLIGFLSREEIEAILSAPDCSTWTGHRDQMLLRTMYNTGARVSEIVALRVADVSLGTNAHVRISGKGRKERTIPLWRSTSKALKSWLSAHLRLEGRAPLFTNRRIEPLSRSGVEDRLRVAVRAAAETCLPLAERRVSPHIIRHTTAMHLLQSGVDITVIALWLGHESPATTHQYVETDLMMKERALARLQEAPATPTRYRASDTLLQFLNSL, via the coding sequence ATGAGTCAGCGGCGGACAGCCCCTACGTCCTTCACCGTGCTGGTGCAAGACTTCTTCGGCAGCCGGCTGATCAACGAGAGGAATGTCAGTCCGCGGACCATTGCGAGCTATCGGGATACATTTCGCCTGCTTTTTCGATACGCGGAAAAGCGTTTGAAGAACGCGCCGGTCGAGCTGTTGCTGGCAGATCTCGATGCAAACTTCGTCCTCGGCTTCCTCAATCACTTGGAACGGGTCCGCGGCAATTCGGCACGCACTCGCAACGTGCGGTTGGCTGCCATTCGTTCGTTCATGAGGTACGCATCGTTCCGCGATCCCTCCGTTCTCCCCGTCGTGCAGCGCGTGCTCGCGATCCCGTTGAAGCGCTTTGAGAGACCTCTGATTGGCTTCCTTTCCCGCGAGGAGATCGAAGCCATCCTCTCTGCGCCCGACTGTTCGACGTGGACCGGGCACCGCGACCAGATGCTGCTCCGAACCATGTACAATACCGGCGCTCGGGTCTCGGAGATCGTCGCACTCCGCGTCGCCGACGTGTCCCTGGGAACCAACGCGCACGTTCGTATTTCCGGCAAGGGGCGGAAGGAGCGTACCATCCCGCTGTGGCGAAGCACCAGCAAGGCGCTCAAAAGCTGGCTCTCTGCCCACCTGCGCCTGGAAGGACGCGCGCCACTCTTTACCAACCGACGCATCGAGCCGCTGTCGCGCTCGGGCGTCGAGGACCGACTGCGCGTGGCCGTCCGCGCGGCAGCCGAGACCTGTCTACCCCTGGCCGAGCGTCGAGTCTCCCCGCACATCATCCGCCACACCACCGCGATGCACCTTCTGCAATCGGGCGTCGACATCACGGTGATCGCGTTGTGGCTCGGCCACGAGAGCCCCGCAACGACGCACCAGTACGTCGAAACTGACCTGATGATGAAGGAGCGAGCGCTTGCCAGGCTTCAAGAAGCTCCGGCAACACCAACTCGCTATCGCGCGAGCGACACGCTTCTTCAGTTCCTGAACAGCCTCTGA